The nucleotide sequence ACATCTTTAGAGGCTTTGAGAATCTAGGCCTGGTGATAGAGTTCAAATTTATCTCTTTTCACATTTTGATGCAGGGTCGTTTTTACTTTGGAGAACTTGTGAGGGATACTTATGGATGTGATGCAGAAATTTCGGCGGTAAATTGAAGACTAAGCATATGCAGCTTGGCTTTTTAGCCGACACCTACAAAATATTTACAGTATTTATTTCAGATGCATGCAGGTATAGCTGAAGTTGCAGCTGCTAAGGCTCGGATGTTTGTTAACAAGCCTGATGGAAGTATGTATTGTTTTCTTATTTGTCGGATTTATGTGCTTTCCTCCATGATTAGTTACAGTGTTACACTCTCATGAGTTTACACGTGAAATAATTGGATAACCTGATAATGATTTTTTGCGTGTCATTATGCCTTATCTGATTTACGTGCTTTCCCCATGACTAGCTACACTCGTGAGTTTCTACGCGAAATAATTAGATAACCTGATAACATTTTTTTGCCTGCCATTATGGAATTTAACAGGAAAGGGACTTATTTACAGTCACGTAGATCATTTACGGAGTTCGAGACTCGAGTTTTGTTTCGaagtaaatattttctttgagaaCGTTGTCTAATGTGGCAAAAAGGAGGAAATTCGTCTCTAAGGTTTTCAATGAAAACATGTCGAATATGGCACGAAGAAAAGGAACTTATATACATATTTGACAAAGATTGTATGTGACATATTAATTGGATGAGTGATTCACTAAGTGTGTGGCATATTAATTGGATGAGTGATTCACTAAGCTATGGCACTGTGCAAGATATACCACTTTCTATGTACTTGTTGAAGATGTAATTAATCAACTGAGAGCGTTTACTTGTGCATCTGTTTAACTGAAGGATATGACTAATAAGCACTTTGGACAGAAGAAAATCAGTTGTTTGGACAGCGTAATAAAGGAGATAGCCTACTTATGAAGCAAATAGAATCGTATTATGTGTATAAACCCTATTTTAGGTATTAGTTCTTAATTGTATGGAACTGTGCGCTATGTAACTAtatctataaaaaataataaaaagtcatGTTCTGCTTTCCGAATAAACTCATACAACCTTTAGGGGAAGATATCGTTGTCTGTGTAGGACTAGCACATACAGGTTTACCAGTAATGCTGTTACGTGGTTATCAAATGTATTTGGAGGTTAAGCAACTATATGCACTATCAGAAAGTCATTTATAGCTGAACTCTGATTATGAGAACTATCTTAGTATTATAGGCTCATATTGTGCGCTTCTAATTTTTTGCACTATGATTATCATGAATGCAGTCCCATTCCAGTATTCAATTTCAATGCAATTTGTCATAATATCGCTTTTCTCATCAGTAGTGAAAATGTTTTCTTGTTATTacattttcttttttccaaacTGCTGGTCGAATTTGACTTAGCATTTTGTTTTTGGGGAAGTGTTGAAACACTTCTAGAGACATTTGGTGAGTGTGTAGCTTACTCTTGATGCCAATTGATGTGCAGAAGATTGGTTGAGCATGCTCGAACTTCTGACTTCAAATACTCACTATATGATAGAATGCCCCAATACTAATTAACCGTTTCAGctattgaaggtttttgaaattgagagcatAAGATAGTTTTTTAGGATCTCGTTTGAATTGTAAGGTCCTATTATATTGCTGAGTCTAGCATACGATTGTAGAAACTgcttcttttttgattttcaatctctccctctctctctctctaaatcaGCTATCAAGATTCTATATTTGAAATTATCAGCTCCCCTTCTCTTATCATCGTTCGTGAACTTTCTGAATTGATTTGAGGACTATCGACTTTTCTAACCTACTTTGGCTGTTCCCTGGTAGTGGTGAGAGAAGAGAGAGGTCCCTATAGTGATCCTCAGCATCCATATTTATATGAAGAAGATGATGTGTGGATGGCACCAGGATTCATCAACCAGTTTTATGAAGTAAGTTGAATCTGTTTGTTATCCTTGCTGTTATAAAACGTTGGGGAAGTTAGAACTGATTCATTTGTTACGCAGGTTCCTGATTATTGGAAAGCATATGTGCATGATGTGGATGAAGAGAGAGAAATGTGGTTGAACTCATTTTACAAAGCTCCTCTGCGATTACCTATGCCTGCAGAGCTTGAATATTGGTGGTCTAAAGGTAGGATTTTCTATTTGTTTTATATTATCATCTATTAGGGATGGTCATAGAAAGAATGTTGTCGCACTGTATGTTCATATTATGTGTGTAAGAGAGGGAGGGAGAGAGGGATGAAAGTCTTGACTTCTTTCTATCAACAGTTTTGATTGTGCACAACCCCCCTGAGCTTTGTCGTAGTATTCAACTTGTGCTATCAGCATCATTGAGAAACATATGTGGACAGTCGTGTTGGATTTTAATTCATTGAAGGCTTTCTACCTTTTGGTATTTTAGCGTGTCAAAATTTCTTTAAGCATGTTAAAAGAAAAACCTGTCCTTCACAATGCACAAAGGCTGCGTGAGAATGCTTGAAAGAAGATTCTATTGGGAAGAATTTAGCTCAAATAGAAGTGTTTGGTTTTCTATATTTGAAACAGGTGCTTTACCTTGGGCAGAAAGAATTGTTTCACTAAGAGAGTCAAATTTAAAGTAGTAGTATATTGTTTATCTGGTGTTCTATAAGACTCTTATTAAAAATATTCATATtactttaaaatatatatatatatatatatatatatatatatatatatatatattttctttttgacTATCACCAGAACACTTGACCACTTCCTaccaatccaaaaaaaaaaacacccAGCCACTTCCCCGAAAAATACATTATTTCAAACTTGATTTTTAGTCGATCAACTTCCCAGCTGCTATGGATACTTGAGTATGATAAAGTAGATATTGCCCTTAGTACTTCTCCTGTAATGTAAATATATTTCTGTTCATATTGTTCCAATTGACCTGATGTCTAATATCTCTTCTGATAAGCCTCTTTATGTAGACTTacttttgtttcctttttcttaGATCAAAAGCCAGAATTTATTCTACTTAACAAGGAACCGGAGCCTGATCCTGAAGATCCTTCTAAACTTGTATATACCGAAGATCCGGTCATCCTGCACACTCCAACTGGAAGGATTATCAACTATGTGGAAGACGAGGAACATGGGGTACGATTGTTTTGGCAACCTCTTGTAAAAGAGGGTGAAGATGTTGATCCTGATAAGGTTGAATTCCTTCCCCTCGGATTTGACGAGTTTTATGGGCGAGGTGGGGCTGTCCAATCAGATAACATGTGGAAGCGGTTTGTTACCTCTATGGAAAATGCATGCAAACCAATGTTTGAGAAGCTGGAGAAATGGgctgaagagaaaaagaaagcaggTGAGATGAAGATAGAGCTCTTGAAGAAAGAGTTTGAATTAGCAGAAGCAGAATTGTCTCTGAAGGAGGCAATGGAAGACATGGATGACGAATTAAAGAGAATGCAAGAAGAGGAGGAAAAGAAAGTTGAAATGGGAATCCAAGAAGAGGATGATATAGTGCCTTCTGAACCAACAGATAACGTTGAGAAAACGTGGGCGGAAAAGAAGGAAGatgaggaggaagaagaggaggaggacgACGAAGAGGAGGTTACTGCATCAAGTTTCGGGTCTGTTGACAATCAAAGCGCAGCTAAAAGTGACAAGAAGGATAGCAAAACCGGAAAGGCTCCATTTGGAGCATCTTCTTTGTCCTTTGCCGCCTGTAGCCTGGTTTCCACTGTAAGTTTGAAAGCACTTGAAGTTTCAGTGAAACATATAGTTATAGTTTCATGAAATGAATCTAAAGAGGATTACTTAAAGTGAACATTCACCTTTGGTTAACACAATGAAATGATCATTCAGCATCACTCAAACATATCTCAGAACTAATTAATAGCTTATATCAAACTACTAGAGATTGACTATGTGAACATATTGTTATTTGAGATGTTTGAGTAATGGATATTAAAGAATTTGACTAATGATGTCTGCAGAAGGTTAGCTGCTATAAGGAATAGTAGACAGTATTCATCTTTACTGAATGCATTATCTTCATTGCAATAACAATACGCCTCAATCCCAAGCAAGTTGGGGTCAACATTATATTCATTACAAACTTATGGAATTTTCTTTTGGCCTGCAGGTGCCATCTAATTTACTGCATACATTTACGGCTTGGAGGGAGGGAAAGTTGAGGCCAAAGCCGTCTCCATTGTTCACTCCATCTAGTATTCATGAATTTCCGAAGGAGCAAGAAACTCCAGGCTCAATTAGCTTCCCTTATGCTGTTAGCAAAAATGGAAGATTAAGAGCTGTGCGTCAAGCACAGTGGCCAGAGAAGTACATCAGCAAGTCGTGTATCAGAAGCCACTCAAAGCAGAAAGCATCTTCACAAATCCAAAGATACCAAGAAGACCAATGCTTCAACATATTATCATTGCACACACCATTACCTTTGTAGTGAAGCTATTTACCCTCCCTTTTCCTCTCATTCATTGTTAACTACTTTCATCAATTTTGCAGTGCTGCGGCCAATTGTGTGCATATCCATGGCATACATTGTTCCACCATTGTTGGTCCTTGTACAATGGCTTAGCCCCATATGCGGTTTGTCTAAGAACTAGTTGTTCCTATTTCCTTCATTCATAACATGTATTATTCTCATATTTGTTATTCTTATTAAAGTAGTCCAAGCTGCTTTGCATTCATCTGACTTTTTGGGTAGATGAAGCTGAGCTTGTATTGGTCAGAGCCTTAACACTTATCTTTTCATAATAGGCGAACTAAGTACCCAAATACTAATAATAGAGCCTTAACACTTGCCTTCATTCCTAACTGGTCTCTCATGAGAAGTCTAAACTGAAAGTTGCAGTGTGATCTTACAAGTAAGCCCATCAATATGAAATCCAACTTCAATCTCTCCACAACACTTAACTAtgataatttattcttttttatattcttaaTTTTTGATGTTGATACTGCTTCTCTTTCATGTTTATTTCACTTACAACTGCTATGATTGTGCTTTGCTTGAGTCGGGGTATATCGGAAACATGTTCTtaaccttcacaaggtagggataaggctGTGTGTACACTACTATCTTCATACTCCACTTGTGGAATTGaacttggttgttgttgttgttgtttatattCTTAATTTCTTAAATCTTTTTCCTTGTAACAAATATTTATTCGC is from Nicotiana tabacum cultivar K326 chromosome 18, ASM71507v2, whole genome shotgun sequence and encodes:
- the LOC107763893 gene encoding protein TIC 100, with the translated sequence MADPDETNLNSSPNPEEENDEEEEEEEVELDEPTSSDSDSDSESETGLLPYTRAGGEPDTDDEENNTPEANVKRFMRVLNSKRRKRELEEEAEEYTYHEDLFDFPYDPENWREEDLKELWGDAPIEMTKPGWDPNWVDEEEEDIISEETRAGRDPPIAPFYVPYRKPFPVVPDNNYDISNPKSVIEELDRIEEFLKWVSYIFADGSSYEGTVWDDLAHGKGVYVAEQGLVRYEGEWLQNNMEGHGVVEVEIPHIEPVPGSKLEAKMRAEGKIIKRDFMSPEDREWLEKDIEDTMELTSGEYEIPFYENGEWVRQFGKKPEKGRYRYAGQWKHGRMHGCGLYEVNERTIYGRFYFGELVRDTYGCDAEISAMHAGIAEVAAAKARMFVNKPDGMVREERGPYSDPQHPYLYEEDDVWMAPGFINQFYEVPDYWKAYVHDVDEEREMWLNSFYKAPLRLPMPAELEYWWSKDQKPEFILLNKEPEPDPEDPSKLVYTEDPVILHTPTGRIINYVEDEEHGVRLFWQPLVKEGEDVDPDKVEFLPLGFDEFYGRGGAVQSDNMWKRFVTSMENACKPMFEKLEKWAEEKKKAGEMKIELLKKEFELAEAELSLKEAMEDMDDELKRMQEEEEKKVEMGIQEEDDIVPSEPTDNVEKTWAEKKEDEEEEEEEDDEEEVTASSFGSVDNQSAAKSDKKDSKTGKAPFGASSLSFAACSLVSTVPSNLLHTFTAWREGKLRPKPSPLFTPSSIHEFPKEQETPGSISFPYAVSKNGRLRAVRQAQWPEKYISKSCIRSHSKQKASSQIQRYQEDQCFNILSLHTPLPL